A region of Rattus rattus isolate New Zealand chromosome 7, Rrattus_CSIRO_v1, whole genome shotgun sequence DNA encodes the following proteins:
- the Rpl10l gene encoding 60S ribosomal protein L10-like: MGRRPARCYRYCKNKPYPKSRFCRGVPDAKIRIFDLGRKKAKVDEFPLCGHMVSDEYEQLSSEALEAARICANKYMVKSCGKDGFHIRVRLHPFHVIRINKMLSCAGADRLQTGMRGAFGKPQGTVARVHIGQVIMSIRTKLQNKEHVIEALRRAKFKFPGRQKIHISKKWGFTKFNADEFEDKVAAKRLIPDGCGVKYIPERGPLDKWRALHS; encoded by the coding sequence ATGGGTCGTCGTCCTGCCCGCTGTTACCGGTACTGTAAGAACAAGCCGTACCCAAAGTCCCGTTTCTGCCGAGGGGTCCCCGATGCGAAGATCCGCATCTTTGACCTGGGTCGGAAGAAGGCGAAGGTGGACGAGTTTCCACTCTGTGGCCACATGGTGTCCGACGAGTACGAGCAGCTCTCTTCTGAGGCCCTGGAGGCCGCACGCATCTGCGCCAACAAGTACATGGTGAAGAGCTGTGGCAAGGACGGCTTCCACATCCGAGTGCGGCTGCACCCCTTCCACGTCATCCGCATCAACAAGATGTTGTCCTGCGCGGGCGCTGACAGGCTCCAGACCGGTATGCGAGGGGCCTTCGGGAAACCGCAAGGTACGGTGGCGAGAGTCCACATCGGCCAGGTCATCATGTCTATCCGCACCAAGCTGCAGAACAAGGAGCACGTGATCGAAGCCCTACGCAGAGCCAAGTTCAAGTTCCCCGGCCGCCAGAAGATCCACATCTCCAAGAAGTGGGGATTCACCAAGTTCAACGCAGATGAATTTGAAGACAAGGTGGCGGCGAAGCGGCTCATCCCCGATGGCTGTGGAGTCAAGTACATCCCTGAACGTGGCCCTCTGGACAAGTGGCGAGCCCTGCATTCCTGA